A single window of Coffea eugenioides isolate CCC68of chromosome 7, Ceug_1.0, whole genome shotgun sequence DNA harbors:
- the LOC113778631 gene encoding annexin D7-like, with the protein MASSFQGCRKYQVDCECLNAFFTGNCALKRKLVEILTSRTMQEMELIRQTYSAVYNQDILHALSNVRRNDPFANMVYLRINEPQERDAELTRDSLFGGNKVNLNVLIELLCTRSSSQLSSIKQAYCNRYGSNIEQDVSQKISGNFKEILLAALKSSNKSASRVDISMAMCDAKTLYEAVESGSSVDWKTIMSTFSSRNAEQIKAILLSYKELYGHEFSKFLKSNKCGNFGKDLRFVVRGIQSPAKFFSRQLRGAMQRGDTKEVMARIVVTRLDDDIKEINNVFAAKTGWSLGNLVKREFKDSGSQRNSSNVLMAEFLLALLKYT; encoded by the exons ATGGCAAGTTCATTTCAAGGCTGTAGGAAGTATCAAGTGGACTGTGAATGCCTAAATGCTTTTTTCACTG GCAATTGTGCACTTAAACGAAAGCTCGTGGAGATCCTCACAAGTCGAACCATGCAAGAAATGGAACTTATTCGGCAAACGTATTCAGCTGTCTATAACCAAGATATTCTTCATGCTTTATCTAACGTTCGAAGAAACGATCCTTTTGCT AATATGGTTTATCTTCGCATAAATGAGCCACAAGAGCGTGATGCAGAGCTGACGAGGGATTCATTGTTTGGAGGGAATAAGGTGAACCTCAATGTTCTGATTGAGTTACTGTGCACTCGATCTTCTAGCCAACTTTCTTCAATCAAGCAAGCCTACTGCAACCGTTATGGTTCCAACATTGAGCAAGATGTTTCCCAGAAAATTTCTGGCAACTTCAAAGAG ATTCTTCTGGCAGCACTaaaatcaagcaacaaaagTGCAAGCAGAGTTGATATCAGCATGGCCATGTGTGATGCCAAGACACTTTACGAAGCTGTGGAGAGTGGAAGTTCGGTTGACTGGAAGACCATCATGTCCACTTTCAGCAGTAGAAATGCAGAACAAATCAAAGCCATATTACTCTCTTACAAAGAACTCTACGGCCATGaattttccaaatttctcaAGTCCAATAAGTGTGGAAATTTTGGCAAAGACCTCAGGTTTGTGGTCAGGGGAATTCAATCTCCTGCAAAGTTTTTCTCCAGGCAACTAAGAGGAGCAATGCAGAGGGGTGATACTAAAGAGGTCATGGCTAGAATAGTAGTCACGAGATTGGATGATGATATCAAAGAAATAAACAATGTTTTTGCAGCTAAAACTGGGTGGTCTCTAGGAAATCTCGTTAAAAGGGAGTTCAAGGATTCTGGAAGCCAAAGAAATAGTAGTAATGTATTGATGGCAGAATTTCTTCTGGCCTTGCTAAAGTATACTTGA
- the LOC113776755 gene encoding LOW QUALITY PROTEIN: putative ETHYLENE INSENSITIVE 3-like 4 protein (The sequence of the model RefSeq protein was modified relative to this genomic sequence to represent the inferred CDS: deleted 1 base in 1 codon) gives MVEFHEEEDDPLSPANAEIDQEEDEVEEISYDDLKKRMWKDRLTMEKLKRMMENERLLAESQAKEDMSRRKKMSRAQDSILKYMVKIMEVCNAQGFVDGIVPEKGKAMTGSSDSLREWWKGKVKFDQMAPVAIAEFLPKIIQEGGVDPNSLLYLLQGIPDTILGSLLSALMQHCVPPQRRFPLENGLPPPWWPTGKELWWGDQGMAQEQGAPPYKKPHDLKKAWKVSVLASVIIKHMAPDFNRLRRLVRQSKCLQDKMTARDTSTWSRIVDQEEALSKLTEKALKISPSEQDDQEKEKEEGLNLASVAASEKRKCMFECEVILDSLLACQNSDCPQSNLSSGFSDKNSRSEHEKTCIYRKSDGEKNDADIKSQESNSFPVGLSIYHQPFPEGQVLFTADQVMVNDDHHGVTSQHDWMDTYHDEIGQLPLDHDAYGNMDLNLIPSEESPVPQENATSIWDLSYH, from the exons ATGGTAGAGTTTCATGAAGAAGAGGATGATCCTCTCAGCCCAGCAAACGCAGAAATTGATCAAGAGGAAGATGAAGTTGAAGAGATTAGCTATGATGATCTCAAGAAACGGATGTGGAAGGATCGGCTGAcgatggaaaagctgaaaagGATGATGGAAAATGAAAGGCTGCTAGCTGAATCCCAAGCTAAAGAAGATAtgtcaagaaggaagaaaatgtcaAGAGCTCAAGATTCAATTCTTAAGTATATGGTGAAGATTATGGAAGTCTGCAATGCTCAAGGGTTTGTTGATGGGATTGTTCCAGAGAAGGGCAAAGCTATGACTGGCTCATCTGACAGTTTGCGCGAATGGTGGAAAGGTAAGGTCAAGTTTGATCAAATGGCTCCAGTTGCCATAGCCGAATTCTTGCCTAAAATTATTCAAGAAGGTGGAGTTGATCCAAATTCGCTTTTGTATCTTCTTCAAGGTATACCAGATACTATTTTAGGCTCACTTCTTTCAGCTCTTATGCAACACTGCGTTCCTCCCCAGCGGCGGTTTCCGTTAGAGAATGGTTTGCCACCGCCGTGGTGGCCTACCGGGAAGGAACTCTGGTGGGGTGATCAGGGGATGGCGCAAGAACAAGGCGCACCACCGTATAAGAAGCCTCATGACCTTAAAAAGGCATGGAAGGTGAGCGTTTTGGCTTCTGTTATA ATTAAGCATATGGCTCCAGATTTTAACCGATTGAGGAGGTTGGTGAGGCAGTCTAAATGCTTGCAAGATAAAATGACAGCCAGAGATACTTCTACTTGGTCCAGAATTGTTGATCAAGAGGAAGCCCTTTCGAAATTGACTGAGAAAGCACTGAAGATTTCACCATCCGAGCAAgatgatcaagaaaaggaaaaggaggagGGCCTTAATTTGGCAAGTGTAGCAGCAAGTGAGAAAAGGAAGTGCATGTTTGAATGTGAGGTGATTTTGGATAGTTTGCTTGCTTGCCAGAACTCTGATTGTCCACAAAGTAATCTAAGTTCTGGATTTTCAGACAAGAATTCTAGGTCTGAGCATGAAAAAACATGCATTTACCGCAAGAGTGATGGTGAAAAGAATGATGCAGACATTAAATCTCAAGAATCTAATTCATTTCCGGTTGGTCTTTCAATCTACCATCAACCATTTCCTGAAGGACAAGTATTGTTCACAGCAGATCAAGTAATGGTTAATGATGATCATCATGGGGTGACCAGCCAACATGATTGGATGGATACGTATCATGATGAAATTGGACAGCTTCCTTTGGATCATGATGCATATGGAAACATGGACTTAAATTTGATTCCATCAGAAGAAAGTCCAGTTCCACAAGAAAATGCAACTTCGATTTGGGATTTGTCATATCATTAA